In one Dama dama isolate Ldn47 chromosome 5, ASM3311817v1, whole genome shotgun sequence genomic region, the following are encoded:
- the LOC133055872 gene encoding large ribosomal subunit protein eL37-like, with protein MTKGMSSFGKRRNKTHTLCRRCGSKAYHLQKSTCGKCGYPAKRKRKYNWSAKAKRLNTTRTGRMRHLKIVYRRFRHGFCEGTTPKPKRAVVAASSSS; from the coding sequence ATGACGAAGGGAATGTCATCGTTTGGAAAGCGTCGGAATAAGACGCACACGCTGTGCCGCCGCTGTGGCTCTAAGGCCTACCACCTTCAGAAGTCGACCTGTGGCAAGTGTGGCTACCCTGCCAAGCGAAAGAGAAAGTATAATTGGAGTGCTAAAGCTAAAAGACTTAATACCACCAGGACTGGTCGAATGAGGCACCTAAAAATTGTATACCGCAGATTCAGGCATGGATTCTGTGAAGGAACAACACCTAAACCCAAGCGAGCGGTTGTTGCAGCATCCAGTTCATCCTAA